The Daucus carota subsp. sativus chromosome 9, DH1 v3.0, whole genome shotgun sequence genome window below encodes:
- the LOC108201428 gene encoding receptor-like protein 46 produces the protein MVENGGMRRFHSRHVLYSIKQLCFTTTSKRNTTHQKQSLLRFKSSFIDAYNTSDPSLLDLGSWDSTSDCCAWNRVVCGSHSRSIVALNLSDIYTQLQHYSINPNILDPIYSITSLSLLNISYNFIGGEISGKGLANLTKLVHLDMSSNEFNGTIPAQVFQLRNLQFHDLSYNSLKGGLSSEVGKLGNLRTLKLEENRLDGYVPVQIGNLTKLQHFSINYNKFSGRIPDSIGYLKGLERLYMSENSFSGLIPPSISNLIRLETLLLENNRLSGEIPSSLFDIESLKILNLGGNTLTWNNNVKIVPKCMLSQLSLKSCKFSVDIPEWISTQKNLDIIDLSDCNLTGIFPIWLAEMEVKSILLSRNKLTGAIPSRLFQSASLSILALSKTNFSGELPKNIGDANNIKVLMLSANSFSGAIPRSIADIPQLMLLDLSRNKLSGNTFPVFDPADCSLIYVDLSSNELSGDIPVSFCGGTSILALGGNKFSGMLPRKLTNMIMLEYLDLHDNNITGNLPEFLSQLSYLQVLSLRNNSLHGSLPTKLFSNQSSLKILDLSINNLVGNVPSELENLFGGWALYASGPDIDNEMELSWTEGTIRSYRGMFTFTIEINDLTVNWKNAIQGLSSHNQQFYSLLDLSKNKLSGIIPASLGKLKYLKLLNISNNRLSGCIPQSFGDLESIETLDLSNNNISGTIPKSFMKLDELSVLDVSNNKLSGEIPRGGQMDTMNDPSYFANNSGLCGMQIRVKCSKDEPPPDDGQEEDDLDEKEEWFLWTGVWIGFPLGLISSVLTAFLGGYFVIPITKYHSIHYRQR, from the exons ATGGTAGAAAATGGCGGGATGAG AAGGTTTCACAGTAGACATGTGCTTTACTCTATTAAACAACTCTGCTTCACAACAACTAGCAAAAGAAACACAACCCATCAAAAACAGTCCCTTCTCCGCTTCAAGTCCTCCTTTATCGATGCCTACAACACCTCAGACCCATCACTTTTGGACTTGGGGTCTTGGGACTCCACTTCTGATTGCTGTGCATGGAATAGAGTTGTTTGCGGTTCCCATTCACGTAGCATAGTAGCTCTAAACCTTAGCGATATTTATACTCAACTACAACACTATAGTATCAATCCAAATATCTTAGACCCCATTTATAGCATCACATCTTTATCGCTTCTTAATATCTCTTATAACTTTATAGGAGGGGAAATTTCAGGCAAAGGATTGGCTAATCTCACGAAACTAGTTCACCTTGACATGAGTTCGAATGAGTTTAACGGCACAATTCCAGCACAAGTTTTCCAGTTGAGGAATCTgcaatttcatgatttatcttATAATTCACTGAAGGGTGGTTTAAGTAGTGAAGTTGGCAAGCTTGGAAATTTGAGGACTCTAAAGTTGGAAGAGAATCGGCTTGATGGATATGTTCCTGTGCAGATTGGAAATCTGACAAAGTTGCAACACTTTTCTATCAATTACAACAAATTTTCGGGGCGTATTCCAGATTCAATAGGGTATTTGAAGGGATTGGAAAGATTATACATGAGCGAAAACAGTTTCAGTGGTTTAATACCTCCATCAATAAGTAACTTGATCAGGTTGGAAACACTTCTCTTGGAAAATAATAGGCTTTCTGGAGAAATCCCTTCAAGTTTGTTTGACATAGAGAGTCTCAAGATCTTAAATCTTGGAGGAAACACATTAACTTGGAATAACAATGTCAAAATAGTTCCCAAGTGTATGCTTTCTCAACTCTCTCTCAAATCATGCAAATTTTCTGTAGACATTCCGGAATGGATTTCCACTCAGAAAAATCTTGATATTATCGATCTGAGCGACTGTAATTTGACAGGAATATTTCCTATTTGGCTTGCTGAAATGGAAGTTAAAAGTATACTTCTGTCGCGTAACAAGCTTACTGGTGCAATACCATCTCGCCTTTTTCAATCTGCGAGTTTATCCATTCTAGCTCTTTCAAAAACCAATTTTTCAGGAGAGTTGCCAAAAAATATAGGTGATGCTAATAACATCAAGGTACTTATGCTGTCTGCAAAcagtttttccggggccattcCAAGATCCATTGCTGATATCCCTCAACTAATGCTATTAGACTTGTCAAGAAACAAATTATCTGGCAACACGTTCCCAGTTTTTGATCCTGCAGATTGCTCACTCATTTATGTTGATTTGTCCTCTAATGAACTTTCAGGTGACATTCCTGTGTCATTTTGCGGAGGAACCAGTATTCTTGCACTGGGGGGAAATAAGTTTTCTGGTATGTTGCCTAGGAAACTCACAAATATGATAATGCTTGAATATCTTGATCTCCATGACAACAAC ATTACAGGTAATTTGCCAGAATTTCTTTCCCAGCTATCCTACCTTCAAGTTCTTAGTCTACGTAACAATTCTCTACATGGCTCACTACCAACCAAGTTGTTCTCCAACCAAAGTAGCCTCAAAATCCTTGATCTCTCAATCAACAATCTTGTTGGAAATGTCCCATCGGAGTTGGAAAATCTATTTGGAGGTTGGGCTTTATATGCAAGTGGACCTGATATTGATAATGAAATGGAGCTGAGCTGGACTGAGGGCACGATTAGATCCTACAGGGGCATGTTCACTTTTACAATAGAAATCAATGACCTTACAGTGAATTGGAAGAATGCTATACAAGGTCTCTCAAGTCATAACCAGCAGTTCTATTCTTTGCTAGACTTGTCGAAGAATAAGCTCTCCGGTATTATTCCAGCTTCATTAGGAAAGCTCAAGTATCTAAAGCTACTGAACATCTCCAACAACAGGCTCTCTGGATGTATACCACAAAGTTTTGGGGATCTTGAGAGTATAGAAACATTGGACCTATCCAACAACAATATTTCTGGTACAATTCCAAAGTCATTTATGAAGTTAGATGAACTCTCTGTGTTAGATGTGAGCAACAACAAGCTAAGTGGTGAAATCCCGCGGGGTGGACAAATGGACACGATGAATGATCCGAGTTATTTTGCTAACAACAGTGGGTTATGTGGCATGCAGATCAGGGTGAAATGTTCAAAAGACGAGCCACCACCAGATGATGGACAAGAAGAGGATGACCTTGATGAAAAAGAGGAATGGTTCTTGTGGACAGGAGTGTGGATTGGATTCCCACTGGGCTTGATTTCATCAGTATTAACAGCATTTCTTGGTGGGTATTTTGTTATACCGATAACAAAGTACCACTCGATTCACTATAGGCAAAGATGA
- the LOC108201425 gene encoding protein FAR1-RELATED SEQUENCE 5-like, with the protein MASSSNQGNLHNSCNRYSDLQVDSTANNNDFTVECARDDEVENFIEGFDDSFSSSSGLSIPKVDDNKVKPYSGQIFRDIETCFKFYAEYGRQGGFDIRKSSQKVRDGIVVYKYFVCSKGGDHETSMSKNSDSNSDLSLVSSTAGVDVRRRRRTVTKKCQCEAKVQLKYGGFNQYIIFCFVEDAAKSNIGAHRAHSLYKSIAGSYTDVGATATDFQNWVRDIKLYIGKHDADMLLQNFQNKRETSDAGFAYEYETDSDGHLTRLFWADIPGRQSVDNHWKSVTFASALLNDEDSTNFTWVCEMFLKVFQQAPKCIITDQCPAMKVAINKIFPNSIHRYCMWHIMQKFTAKVGPVFCAESGFVEKLNKFVWSSHLTISKFEEGWNFVLNKFGLSEHVWLNEMYLMRESWIPAFFRDKPMGALLRTTSRSESSNFFFNHFVQRRDTLSEFYICYESAIEKQIYENKKLNDGDRCIPKTITEKEIEKEAAQLYTRTMFYKVQKQIKASCFHISLAGQPIVVDGVSKYIVRDKTYDEKYFEVQFSFLTNNVECSCKLFTRVGYLCRHCFYCLGLWGVERIPYQYLCSRWMRNAEDRFCKSKFSDVMESTNVQNIRDMSKKVWTVFQGCIEYVSNNANGMQFLFDEMNSLKIRVEEKFESSRATKEDMLEECFGVRPSTITTVHPPLQSNNKGSRKRLVGPAEKSCDGKKRKLRVCKFCMMEGYHDSRTCLKKKMQNPIMQAANICVDHISTNETINTCILQVKVPWNYAC; encoded by the exons ATGGCGTCTTCTTCGAATCAAG GAAATTTACATAACAGTTGCAATAGATACAGTgatttacaagttgattccactgcTAATAACAATGATTTCACTGTTGAGTGTGCTCGTGATGATGAGGTTGAGAATTTTATTGAAGGTTTTGATGATTCGTTTAGTAGTAGTAGTGGATTATCGATACCAAAGGTTGATGACAACAAAGTGAAGCCTTATTCTGGTCAGATTTTTAGAGATATTGAAAcatgttttaagttttatgcTGAATATGGGAGGCAAGGTGGTTTCGATATTCGCAAGTCATCACAAAAAGTCAGAGATGGTATTGTAGTTTACAAGTATTTTGTCTGTTCGAAGGGAGGTGATCATGAAACTTCTATGTCGAAAAACTCTGATAGTAATTCGGATTTGTCTCTTGTCTCAAGCACTGCAGGAGTTGATGTAAGAAGGCGAAGAAGGACAGTTACAAAAAAATGTCAATGTGAAGCAAAGGTTCAACTGAAATATGGTGGttttaatcaatatataatattttgttttgttgaaG ATGCTGCTAAATCAAATATTGGTGCTCATAGAGCGCATAGCCTCTATAAATCTATAGCCGGTTCCTACACTGATGTAGGAGCAACTGCTACAGATTTTCAGAATTGGGTAAGGGATATTAAGTTGTATATTGGAAAGCATGATGCGGATATGTTGCTTCAAAATTTCCAAAATAAGCGAGAGACATCAGATGCTGGATTTGCTTATGAGTATGAAACAGATTCGGATGGTCATCTTACTCGTCTATTTTGGGCTGATATTCCAGGACGCCAAA GTGTTGACAATCACTGGAAAAGTGTTACCTTCGCATCTGCTTTGCTTAATGACGAGGATTCGACAAATTTTACATGGGTGTGCGAGATGTTTTTGAAAGTCTTTCAGCAGGCACCAAAATGTATTATCACCGATCAATGCCCGGCTATGAAAGTTGCTATCAACAAGATATTCCCTAATTCAATTCATCGATATTGCATGTGGCATATAATGCAAAAGTTTACAGCTAAG gtTGGTCCTGTTTTTTGTGCGGAATCTGGTTTTGTGGAGAaacttaataaatttgtttggtCATCACATTTGACGATATCTAAATTTGAAGAAGGTTGGAATTTTGTGTTGAATAAGTTTGGATTGAGTGAACATGTATGGTTGAATGAAATGTACCTTATGAGAGAATCGTGGATTCCTGCCTTTTTTCGGGACAAGCCCATGGGAGCGTTGCTCAGAACGACATCAAGGTCAGAAAGTAGTAACTTTTTCTTTAATCATTTTGTGCAGAGGAGAGACACACTGTCAGAGTTCTATATATGCTATGAGAGTGCCATTGAGAAacagatttatgaaaataaaaaacttaatgATGGAGATAGATGTATACCTAAGACTATCActgaaaaagaaattgaaaaggaagcagccCAGCTCTACACTCGCACAATGTTTTACAAGGTTCAAAAACAGATTAAAGCTAGTTGTTTTCATATTAGTTTGGCTGGACAGCCAATTGTGGTTGATGGTGTTAGTAAGTATATTGTACGTGATAAAACTTATGATGAGAAGTATTTCGAGGTTCAGTTTTCGTTCTTGACAAACAATGTGGAGTGTTCTTGCAAGCTTTTTACTAGAGTGGGATACCTTTGTCGGCATTGTTTCTACTGTTTGGGTCTATGGGGTGTTGAACGAATTCCATATCAGTATTTGTGTAGTCGCTGGATGAGAAATGCAGAGGACAGATtttgcaaatcaaaattttcagatgTGATGGAAAGTACTAATGTACAGAACATTAGGGATATGTCAAAAAAAGTATGGACTGTGTTCCAAGGATGCATTGAATATGTTTCAAACAATGCTAATGGTATGCAGTTTTTGTTTGATGAGATGAATAGTTTGAAAATAAGGGTTGaagaaaaatttgaaagttCCAGAGCTACAAAAGAAGATATGCTAGAAGAATGTTTCGGAGTGAGGCCTTCAACTATAACTACTGTTCATCCACCACTCCAAAGTAATAATAAAGGTAGCCGAAAAAGACTTGTTGGTCCTGCAGAAAAAAGTTGTGATGGAAAGAAGAGGAAATTAAGGGTGTGCAAATTCTGTATGATGGAAGGATATCACGATTCACGTACTTGCCTGAAGAAGAAGATGCAAAATCCAATCATGCAAGCTGCTAATATTTGTGTTGACCATATTAGCACTAACGAAACCATCAATACATGTATTCTGCAAGTTAAAGTTCCATGGAATTATgcttgttaa